In the Desulfosporosinus acidiphilus SJ4 genome, GTCAGGCCCTTGCTGAACGCCTTGGAATAACCCCTTCGACGATTACTCACCACATGGCAAGACTTCGCGATGCAGGTCTTGTGAAAACTAGACGAGAGAAGAATACGATTTATTTTTCTTTGGAGGAAATGACATTACAACAGGATGCTCAGGCAACGGTAAATGTCATCCTTGAACCAGCAAACAATAGGGTCATGAAAATTGAATGGGAGGCAAGCATTTTAGATAGTCTGGAAAAAGAACGTGATGGTGTTCTCAGGAATTTCTTTACACCTGATGGTAAACTGAAACAAATTCCTGTTCAGCATAAGAAAAAACGATTTGTTTTGGAACGGATGTTAGAAGGATTAGTGGTAGGGCGAAAGTATTCGGAAAAAGAGATTAACGAGCACATTAAAACCTTTTATCCTGATTACGCAACCATTCGGCGCGAGTTCATTATCTACCGATATATGTACCGAGACAATGGGATCTATGAAATGAATCCTCCAGAACTATGGAAAAGAGAGGATTAAGACAGTGTGGGGAAAAGTGGGTTTAATCCGTGACAATATATTATTCCGACGCATAATTTACGCGGCGTTTGTCAGTTCATTGGGAGATTGGTTTAATAGTATTGCTGTCATAACGTTAGTTCTAACTCTAACTCATTCTTCTCTTGCTGTGGGAGTGACCTTGGCGATGCGCGTGATTCCATACCTCATCGCGGGTCCGATCGGGGGGGTTCTAAGTGACCGATTGCGTAGGACACAGGTGATGATTGCTTGTGACCTTATTCGCTCCGTTTTGGCCCTCGGTTTTTTATTTGTTTTGCGTATGGAAGATATATGGCTTCTCTATGTATTAAGCACTACTCTCGTATTCTTTTCAGCTTTTTATGGTCCTGCCCGCTCGGCCTATCTTTCGAGCATAGTTAAGAAAGAAAATATCGGCATTGCCAGTTCTATTACGACTGGGCTTAATGGCATTGCCATGATTTTGGGATTTAGCTTGGCTGGAATTACTATTGCGGAGTTTGGCGTTTCGATTGCCTTTGTGTTCAATGCGTTCTCCTTTATCTTTTCAGCTTTCTTTCTTGTAAAAGGCGCTCGTAGTGAATTTGCTCAATATAGGGATTCCGTTATGCCTATCGCTAAGAGTAAAAATGCAAATGTTGATGTTACGAAGCTAATCGTCAGTTATTGGGCATCCTTTAAAATCGGTGTATACGGAATTACTCGGAATAAACCTGTTGCATTCGTTGTTTATCTCTTCATGGGTGGGGCGATCGGAGGGGGGGCCATCAATGTTTTAATTTCTGTCATGGTGGATCAGGTGTTTGGTGGAGGGAGCAAGGGGTTAGGGCTTCTGTATGCTTCGTTGGGGGCCGGAACCATAGTGGGTAGTTTTACAACAGAGCGTTTGTTTAAAGGGAACCATAAACGAATGCAAGCAACTGTGGGCTTAACCTTAGTCCTTGAAGCATTGTTTCAGATCTTTTTTGTCAATAGTCCGAACCT is a window encoding:
- a CDS encoding metalloregulator ArsR/SmtB family transcription factor, whose product is MQLNRIINFHKALSDPTRIRILAILAKEPHHGQALAERLGITPSTITHHMARLRDAGLVKTRREKNTIYFSLEEMTLQQDAQATVNVILEPANNRVMKIEWEASILDSLEKERDGVLRNFFTPDGKLKQIPVQHKKKRFVLERMLEGLVVGRKYSEKEINEHIKTFYPDYATIRREFIIYRYMYRDNGIYEMNPPELWKRED
- a CDS encoding MFS transporter; this encodes MGLIRDNILFRRIIYAAFVSSLGDWFNSIAVITLVLTLTHSSLAVGVTLAMRVIPYLIAGPIGGVLSDRLRRTQVMIACDLIRSVLALGFLFVLRMEDIWLLYVLSTTLVFFSAFYGPARSAYLSSIVKKENIGIASSITTGLNGIAMILGFSLAGITIAEFGVSIAFVFNAFSFIFSAFFLVKGARSEFAQYRDSVMPIAKSKNANVDVTKLIVSYWASFKIGVYGITRNKPVAFVVYLFMGGAIGGGAINVLISVMVDQVFGGGSKGLGLLYASLGAGTIVGSFTTERLFKGNHKRMQATVGLTLVLEALFQIFFVNSPNLSGAMLGLIGVGYASALSNAMELTIIASLTPNEIQGRVFSVSETLKATLLGISMMLVGLLTSRVAPQHVGDLGAIIIFCSGLLYTLMYKSYKRKDVEVIQGSNKI